The Halomicrobium zhouii region CCATCGACTCGCTCCTCGGCGACGTCGACGTCGTCGTCACCAGCGGCGGGACGGGGCTGACGCCCGACGACGTGACGGTGGAGGCTCTCCGCCCGCTGCTGGAGAAGGAACTCCCCGGCGTCGGCGAGTACTTCCGGCGGCTGAGCCACGAGCAGGTCGGGACGATGGCGATGCTCTCGCGAGCGACCGCGGGGGTCGCCGACGGGACGGCCGTCTACGCCTTCCCGGGGAACCCCGACGCCGTCGAACTCGGCGTCGAGAAAGTACTGTTGCCCGAAATCGACCACGTCCTGGGGCTGGCCCGACGATGACGGCCGTCGGCGAGCGGACGGCGGTCGACGACGCGCGGGCGGCGCTCCTCGACCTGATCACGCCCGTCGAGGAGACCGAATCCCTCCCCGTCGCCGAAGCCGACGACCGGATCATCGCGACCGACATCGACGCCCCGCGAGCCGTCCCGCACTACGACCGCGCCGCGATGGACGGCTTCGCCGTGCGAGCGACGGACGTCGTCGACGCCGGCGAGCGCGCGCCCGTCAGGCTCGCACTCGCCGAGTGCGATGACGAGGAGGGCGACAACGAGGGCGACGAGGCCGGCGGCCCAGGGCAGGCGGTCTCTGTCGACACCGGTGAGGCGATGCCGGCCGGCGCCGACGCAGTCGTGATGGTCGAACGGACCGAGCTGGTCGACGGCGAAGTGCTCGTCTTCGAGGCGGTCGCGCCCGGCGAGAACGTGGGGGCCGAGGGCGAGGACGTCGAAGCCGGCGCGCGACTCTTCGACGTCGGCCATCGGCTCGCACCGGCCGACCTCGGACTCCTCCAGGTGGTCGGTCTCGACGCCGTCGACGTCTTTCGACGGCCCAGGGTCGTCCTCATCCCGACCGGCGAGGAACTCGTGAGCGCCGACCCCGACCCGGGTGAGGTCGTCGAGTCGAATAGCCTGACCGTCGGCCGGTACGTCGAGCGCTGGGGCGGCGACACCGAGCGATTCGAGCCCGTCACCGACGACAGCGAGGCGCTCCGGGCGGCCCTGCGCGAGGCGAGCGAGGAGCGCGACGCGGACCTGATCCTCACCCTCGGCGGCACCTCCGCAGGCGAGCGCGACCGGGTGCCCGGTGCGGTCGAGTCCATCGGCTCCGTCGAGGGCCACGGCGTCGCACTCCAGCCGGGCCACCCAGTCGGTTTCGGCACCGCCGGGGAGACGCCGGTCGTCATGCTGCCGGGCTACCCCGTCGGCTGTCTGGTCGCCGCGACGGCGCTGGTCCGGCCCGCCGTCAGTCGGCTGGCCAACCGTCCTCTCGCCGATCTGCCGACCACCGAGGCGACGCTCTCCCGCAAACTCGCCAGCCCCGTCGGCACCAGGACGTACGCCCGCGTCGCCCTCGACGACGGCGTGGCGACGCCGATTCGCGCCCGGGGGTCGGGCGTCCTCTCCAGTGTCACCGAGGCGGACGGCTGGGTCGTCGTCCCCGAGGAGACGGAGGGGTTCCCGGAGGGCCACACCGTCGCCGTCGAGAACTGGAGGGCCGAGCAATGAGCGACCGCACCGAGTTCCTGACGCTGGCCGACCCCGACGCGGTCCGCGAGACTATCGCCCAATTCGACCTGGGCGGCGACACCGAGACCGTCCCGCTCGCCGAGGCGCAGGGGCTCGTCCTCGCCGAACGGGTCGACGCGGACCTGGCCGTACCGGGGTTCGACCGGGCGAGCATGGACGGCTACGCCGTCCGGGCGACCGACACCGTCGGCGCCAGCGAGGCCGCGCCGACGGTCCTCGAGATCGTCGACGAGGTCCACGCCGGCGAGGAACCGGACGCCGACGTCGACCCGATGACCGCCGTCGAGGTGTCGACCGGGGCCGTGATGCCGGCCGGCGCGGACGCGGTCGTGATGGTCGAGCGGACCAGCCGCCGGGAGTCGGACGTCGCGATCAGGACTACCGTCACCCCTGGCGATCACGTCATGCCGGCCGGCGACGACGTCGCGCCGGGCGAGCGGGCGCTCGGGCCTGGAACCGTCGTGACGAACCGGGAGATCGGCCTGCTGGCCGCGCTAGGTCGCGAGACCGTCGCGGTCCGGGACCGACCCCGCGTCGCCGTCGTCTCGACGGGCGACGAACTGGTTTCCCTCGGCGACGACCTCCACCCCGAACGCGGCGAGATATACGACGTCAACGGGCAGTCCATCGCCGCCGCGGTCCGCGACGCCGGCGGCGAACCGGCGGTGTACCCCACCGTTGGCGACGACACCGCCGAAATGAAACGGGTCCTGCGGGAGGCCGCCGCCGACTGCGACCTCGTGACGACCTCCGGCGCCACCAGCGCCGGCGCGGTGGACGTCCTCTCCGAGGTCATCGCGGACGGCGGCGAGCAACTGCACCACGGCGTCGCCATCAAGCCCGGCAAGCCGACGCTGGTCGCCCGCCTTGACGGGGCGCCGTTCGTCGGCCTCCCGGGCTACCCGGTGTCGGCGCTGTCGGTGTTCCGGACGCTCGTGGCGCCCGCCATCCGCGAGGCGGCCGGGCGCCCGCCGCTGGAGCGACCCGAGCGCCGGGCCGAACTCAGCGAGGACGTCCACTACGACGAGGGGCGCCACCGACTCCTCCCCGTCGGGCTGGTCACCGACGGCGCGGGCGGGACGCTCGCCTACCCGGTCGACAAGGGCAGCGGCGCGACGACGACGCTGACGAACGCCGACGGCATCGTGGAGATGGCCGCCGAGACGTCGCTGCTGGAGGCGGGTACGGCCGTCACCGTCGCCCTGTTCGGCACCGACGTCCGCCCGCCGCGCCTGTTCGGCGTCGGCGAGGCCGACCCGGCTCTCTGGGACCTGCTCGACGGCGTTCCCCGGACGCGCTTCCTCGCCGTCGGGTCGGCCGAGGGCGACCGCCGACTCGCCGATGGCGTCCCCGACGTCGCCGTCGTGACGGGGGACGACGAGGGCGCTGCCGGCACGCCACTCGGCGGCTGGACGCGCGAGTGGGGAATCGTCGTCGCACCCGACACGGCGGCGGCCGCGGGAATCGACGGCCTGGCCGCCCTCGTCGACGGCGACTGGCGGTTCGTCAACCAGGGCCGGTCCGGGCTGCGCGACGCGTTCGACGCGGCGCTCGACGACCTGGCCGCCGAACGGGACGCGACGCGCGGTGAACTCGTGAACGCCATCGACGGCGCGCAACGGACGGCGCCCGGCCACGAGGGTCCCGCACGCCGGGTCGCCGCGGGCGACGCGGACGCAGGCCTCGCACTCCGGGCGACGGCCGAGGAACTGGATATGGGGTTCGTCTCACTCGGTCACCAGTCCGTGGAAGTCCGGGTCAACCCGGACCGGGTCGACAAGCCCGGTGTGGCCGACCTCCGGGCGGCGCTGGCCGACGCGCCGGCGACGGTCGGGGACGTTCCCGGCGTCTCCTGGGACGGGTAGCGAGTCTGCGAACGCTGCTCTCCGTCCGGCGCCATGACTGTCTCCAGCCGAACGCAGTCTGGCCGGGAGCGCGTTTTATCGCGCGACCAGGGGAAGGGCAGGGCTGCCGTGTTGTCCTGGAGGAATGAAAGGGCGAGGTGCGGTCGGCGAAGTCCGACCCCGCAAGCACTGGAACGAAGTGAAGGGCGCAGCGGGGTCGCACGAGTCGAGCGCTCCGAGGGCTTTCCTTTGTCGTTTGCAGATCCGTTCCTGGTTTGCGGGCTGGCAGACCGGGATCACGCAGACGCGGCGACTTCACCATCGTTCAGGGCTTCTGCGAGCAACTCGGTCACGCCCACGATCTCCAGTTCGTCCTCGAAGCCGCCGGTCTTGCGGCCGTCCTCGAACATCGTGGTACACATCGGGCAGGCGACGACGAACTTCTCGACCCCGCTTCCGGCCTTCGTATCCTCCACCGCCTCCCGCAACCGCTCTTCACTCGGCTTGCGCTCCTCCTCGACTTCGATCCAGAGACCGCCGCCGCCACCCCCGCAACAGAACGAATCTTTCCGGTTGCGGGGCATCTCCACCCGCTCACACCCCGTCGCGTCCACGAGCTCCCGGGGCGCCTCGAACTCGCCGTTGTAGCGGCCCAGGTGGCAGGGGTCGTGGAAGGTGACGGTGTAGTCCAGAGTCGTCGGCACGTCGAGCGCACCGGTCTCCACCAGGTCCGCCACGACCTGGGTGTAGTGGAAGACGTCGTCCTCGCCCCACTCGCAGGCCTCGAACTCGGGGTACTCGTTCATGAACGTGTTGTAGGCGTGGGGGTCGGTGGTGACGATGCGGTCGAACTCGCAGTCCTGGATGGCGGCGGCGTTGTCCTCGACGAGCATCTCGTAGAGGCCCTCCTCGCCGACGCGGCGGACGTCGTTGCCGGCGTTCTGTTCGTCCTCGTAGAGGATGCCGTAGGAGACGTCTGCAGCCTCGAAGACGCGGGCGAGCGCTTTCGCTATCTCCTGGTTCCGGCCGTCGTAGCTGGGGTAGTCGCCGACGTACCAGAGGAATTTGACGGCCTCCTCGCGGGCGTCGGGGACGTCGAAGTCCAGTTCGTCGGTCCAGTCCGGACGTTTGCGCTCGGGGTCGCCGAAGCTATTCCCGTGCTGGAAGACGTTCATCATGGCGTCCTGGGCGTGTTCGTCCATCTGGCCCGACTCCGTCAGGCGGCGGTTCATCTCCGTGAAGCTGGTGAGGTGTTCGATCTCGACGGGACAGCTGTCCATGCAGGCCATGCAGGCCAGGCAGGACTCCATCGTCTCGCTGTCGACGACGGAGGTGCCACCGTCGGCGATGATGGGCATCTCTCCCGCCTCCCCGGCGTCGCGCTCCTCGCGGTAGCGCTTCAGGTCGAGGATGACGTCCCGTGGGTCAAGCGGCCGGCCGACGTCCTTCGCGGGGCAGGCGTCCGAGCACCGGCCGCACTTGGTGCAGGCGTCCTGGTCGAGCAGCTGTTTCCACGAGAAGTCGTCTATCTCGTTGGGGCCGATCTCCTCCGGGGCGGCGTCGGCGGGCACGCCCGGTAGTCTCACCCCGGCCTTCTCGTCACGGGTGAGGACGTTGGCGAACGACGAGAGCATGTGGAACGGCTTGGCGTAGGGGACCCAGGCGACGAACCACAGCGCCAGCAGCGAGTGGCTCCACCAGACGGCGGGGTACGCCGCCGTCGCGAGTTCCGGCGTGACGCCCGCTCCCTCGAACGCGCGGGCGACGGTCCAGCCGACGAAGCTCACCGTCTCGAAGCTGACGTCCCGCGTCGCCGACGTCCCGAGGATCCGGACGCCCTCGGTGAGGTAGCCGCCGACGCCCAGGAGGAAGAGCGACCAGACCAGCAGGTGATCGGAACTGTCGGTGTGGCGACCCCAGAGCCGGTCCATGTGGACGCCGTAGCGCCGCCAGATGGCGATTCCCAGTCCCACCACGAACAACAGCCCCATCAGGTCCATCACGAATGAATAGGAGAGGTAGAAGTCGCCGACGAAGAACGAGTCGCCGGTCAGCGGCCGGTAGAGGTCCATGTCGATCCCCAGGATAGTGGTCCCGGTGAGCAGCGTCAGAAAGCCCCAGAAGACGAAGGAGTGCCACAGGCCAGCGACCCAGTCGCGGTCGAACTGCTTCTGGTTCGACAAGACGATGCCGGCGGCCGTGACCACCCGGGCAGGGAGGTCGTCGAGTCGCGGGAACGGGTCCTCGCTCGCGCGTGCGTACCGGGAGAATCGCCCGTAGACGCCGACGAGGAAGACGAGGATCGCCACCGCCGAGAGGTAGTAGAAGATCGCTTTCCCGAGCGGGCTGATCTGCCAGAAGGTGGGCCGCGTGGCCGCCTGGAGCGGCAATGTCATGTGATATCACCCATCGTCCTGCCGCTTAAGTCTTGCTGGGCCCCGCCGCAGTCTGTCGGAAACAGAATCGGTGTTCAGAGTTCACGCCCCACTGGCTGCGGTCGTACTGTCCAGCTATCTGCCGCATTCCCGCCCGTTTGGCCCGTTCCCGACAGATACTTACCCGTCCGTCCACCCTTTCACGGTCGATGGACGAGAAGACCGAGGAACTGCGCGACATCTTCGTCGACGTCGCCGGCGAGGAGACCGTCACGGAGTCCCAGGAGGAGTCGCCTGGTTCGCTCACCACCGACGAGGACGGGGTGGACGACCGCATCGCCGCAGTTATCGAACGCATGCGCGACCGGTACGACTTCGACTCCGGGCTCGACGACGAGCGACTCGCCGCCGTCGTTCGCGGGTTCTACGACGGCGACGACGACGCCACTATCGCCGACGACCTGGACGTCGCACCGGAGGACGTCTTCGACGCCAGGCTTGATCTCCACCTCTTCCGCGACGCTGACACCGACGCGCCGTTCGACCTCGCACCGCTCCGCAAGCGGGCCGGAGACGACGTCGCGACGCTGGCCGACGACCTCGACGTCGCGCCCGAGGCGGTCCGTCACTACCGCCGGGTCGTCACCGCCCAGAACGAGGCCCGGCAGGTCAGCCAGCGCTTCCAGGCCGAGTTCGAGGAGGCCCTCGCCGACGCCGGCCTCACGGCGATGACCGACGCGATGCCCGAGAACGGCCTCGACGACACGACCGAGGACATCGGCTCGCTCGAAGAGGACGCGGACGTCAGCTTTTAGCGCCGGCCACCCCGGCGGCGCGGCCGACCCTTTATCAGTGAAGACGGGACCAGAGCGGTCCATGCACGCCTTCCGCGACCTGGAGACCGCCGCGTACTGCGCCCGGAAGCTGTACCACCGCCGCCGCGACGCCGACGTCGAGATACCCGACGTCAGCGACGTCCGGTCACTGGCCTTCCAGTACGAGCACCTGCTGGCCGTCGACGCGGCGCTGCTCGCCGCACCCATCGAGGTCTCGCCCGGCGCGTTCCGCGACCGACTCCGAACGGCGAGCGACGACCTCGATTCGTGGGACGAACTCGCCGACCCGCCGCTGAAGAACGCGTTCCTCGAAGGGAAGGACTGTCGCGGCGTCGCCCACAAGGTGCTGGAAGACCCGCTCGCCCCGTCGCTGGTCTTCGCCGGTCGCCCGCCCGAAGACGGCGTCTGGGAGCCCCAGTCCGTCCGACTCGTCGCCGCCGCCAAGGCGCTCTCCTGGGAACGCGAACGGCAGGTCGACCGCGCCTACGCCGAGTACCCGGCCTACGGCGTCGTTCGCGAGATCGAACTGACGACGCGTCGCACGGGCGACTACCGCCGCGCGCTCCGGACCGCCGAGTCCATCGACGGCCCGCCGCCGCGGACGTCGAACGGCGCCAAGTGCGAACCCTGCGAGTACCGGGAGTCCTGTGGCACGCGAACGCGGTCGCTCAAGAGCATCCTGAAACCGTGATTCCCGGGTGGCTCGGGGTTTCACCGTTCGCACATAAGTCGGCCCCTCCCGTCGGTCGGGCCCGGCCTAGTTACTCCGGAGCCACATCTGGACGGCCGTCACCATCCCACCGTCCCGCAGTATCTCCTCCTCACCGACGTCGACGACCGTGGACTCTGCCCCGAGCGTCTCGCCGCCGTCGAGGACGACCGCCGCCGCCTCGCGAATCTCGTCGTCGAGGTCCGCGACCCGGCGGACGCTCCCCTCGCCGCTGACGTTCGCGCTCGTCGCGGTGAGTGGGCCGGCCGCGGCGAGGAGGTCACGGGCCAGTTCGTGCTCGGGTACCCGGATCCCGACGCGGTCGCGCCCGCCCGTCAGTTCGTCGGGCACCTGGTCGCCCCGCTCGACGACGACGGTGACGGGGCCGGGGAGGAACGCCCGCATGAAGCGCTCCTCGCGCTCGGTGGGGTTGGTGTACTCGAGGGCGGTGTCGACGTCCGGGACGCCGAGTGAGAGCGGGTCGTCGGGGTCCCGGCCCTTCGCCGCGAACACCCGCTCGACAGCGTCGGGATCCAGTGCGTCCGCTCCCAGCCCGTACACCGTCTCCGTCGGGTAGACGACGAGGTCGCCGTCCTCGACGGCTCGTGCGGCGCGTTCGATCTCGGTCATGGCTGGTGGTCGGTCGGGCGATGGAAAAAGCGTGACGGGTCACTCACCACGCGCGGCCCGTTCCTTCCCGTTCTGGAGGGCTTATCCCGCGTACCCTCCTCTCACTGGCAATGAGTCTCGAAGCCGTCTTCAACGAGATCCCGTTCGTCGAGTCGCTGGGCATCGAGGTGACCGAGGCCGCCAATGGCCACGCCGAGGGGCGACTCCCGCTCCGGGAGGAACACACCACTAATCCGCACGGCGGCGTCGCCCACGGCGGCGTCACCTACTCGCTGGCCGACACCGTCGGCGGCGCGGCCGTCGTCTCGCTCACCGGTGACGTCGCGCCGACCGTGGACATGCGCATCGACTACCTCGCGCCGGCGACGGCCGACCTGACCGCGACGGCCGACGTCGTCCGCAACGGCGGGAGCGTGGCCGTCGTGAACGTCGAGGTGCACGATGCGGACGACCACCACGTCGCCACGGCTCGCGGCGTGTACAAGACCGGCGGACAGAACGGGGAGTCACCGTGGACCGAGGACGCTGACAGCGAGGCCGACGTCGCCGACGGTGACGGCGGCGGCGGTGCGGACGACGGGATGGACGACGACCGCTAGCTGGCGTCGCTGTTGACGAACGCCATCCCCTCGCGGACCGAGTCGTTCCGGCCAAGCAGCGTCAGCATGTCCCCGCGCTCGACGACGAAGTCGGCGGTCGGGACGTCGGTCTCCCCGTCGCGGGTGATGAGTGCGATGAGGCAGGCGTCCGGAAGCATCGGGCCGACCTCGCTGACGGGCTTGCCGACGATGTCGTCGTTGGTCACCTCGACCTCCTGGACGTCGCCGACGCGGCCGACGTCGGTCATCCAGTGGGCGATGGCGGGCCGTTCGATCTGGTTGTCGATAGCCCAGGCCGTCGCCATGGACGAGGAGATAGTCCGGACCCCGAGGTCCTCGAAGGCGTCGACGTTGTCGGGGTTGTTCGCCCGCGCGATGACCCGCTCGACGTCGAACTTCGACTTGGCAAGCTGGGCGACCAGCAGGTTGGCGTCGTCGTCCCCGGTGGCGGCGACGACGGTCTTGGCGTTCTCGGCGCCCGACGACCGGAGCACCTCGGTGTCGGTGCCGTCGCCCTGGTGCACCGTGTACCCCTCGTTCCGGGCTCTCTCTACCACTCGGTCCCGCTCTTCGACGATGACCACGTTCTCGCCGCGGTCTTCGAGGCGTTCGGCGAGCGATCGGCCCACCTTGCCGCCTCCGACGATGATGACTCTCATTGGTATCACTTCGAGGTATTCGGCGATCTTCCGCGCGAGGCCGCCCTGGAAGACGGCGGTCAGCAAGATCGCCAGGAAGACGGTCCCCAGCAGGACGTCGGCCTGCGTCTCCAGGCCCTCCGCCCTGAGTTCGACGGCGAACAGCGTCGCGACGGAGGCGGGGATGATCCCCCGCGGGCCGACGAACGACATGAAGAGGCGCTCGCCCGTCGAGAACCGGTCGCCGGCCGTCGAGAGCAACACGAGCGCCGGGCGGACGACCAGCGCGATGAGGCCGACGACCAGCAACCCCTCGAACCCGACCACCTCCAGGGTGCGGATGCTGACGAGCGACGCGAGCGCGATGAAGACGAACGAGAGCACGAGCAACGTCACGTCGCCCTTGAAACTCTCTATGTCGTGTTCGTAGGGGATGTCGGCGTTGCCGAGCAGGAACCCGGCCGTCGCGGCCGCGGCGACGCCGGCCTCCGTCGCCTCGTAGTTGGCGGCCGCGAAGGCGACCAGTGCGCCAGCGAGGACGAGCAACCGGGCGTTGCGCGGGGCGTCACCCGGCGAGAGGTCGACGTACCGCAGCAGGTAGTAGACGAGGCCGGCGACGATGACGCCGAACAGGAGGCCGACGCCCAGGCGCGTCACGAACGCCTGCTCCAGGCTCTCGATGGAGGCCGCCGGGTTGACGCGGTTGAAGAAGACGACGGCCATGATCGCCGCGGACACGTCGTTGACGATCCCCTCCGTCTCCAGGGCCGCCGCGACCCGGTTCCGGACCGGGACGACCCGCAGGATCGGCGTGACGACGGTGGGACCGGTCGCGACCAGCAGCGACCCGATGACCAGCGACAGGTCCCAGGGAACGTCCAGGACGAACTTGACGGCAGCGGCCGTCCCGACGAGCGCGATGACGGCACCTATCGTCACCAGCCGGATGGCCGCCGCGGGGGCCTCGCGTATCCGCTCTATCTTCAGGTGAAACGCGCCCTCGAAGACGATGATCGCGACGGCGAACCCGACGATGGTCGGCAGCGCCTCGCCGAACGTCTCCTGGGTGACCAGGTCGAGGCCGGGTTCACCGATGACCAGCCCCACGACGATGTAGAAGATGATCGCGGGCACCTGAAGCCGGTCTGCCAGTATCTGGGCGACGACCCCGATGGCGATGATCCCGGCCACGAGCAACAACAGCGTCGACTCGGCCATCTTCACTACGCTCTTCCAGTCTCTCCCGTATAAAACCCGTCTGACCGCGTCGGTGACCGGGCCGCTCTCAGGACTCCCTGCGGTCCAGATACGTCAACACGCCGCGGACGTTCATCCCCACCTCGGCGGCCGACTTCTCCTCGCCCCAGATGTCGGGCGTGTCGACCGTCTCCCTGAACCGCTCGATGACGGCGTCGTCGTCACCCAGTTCGTCGCGGGCCGACTCGACGTCGGCCACCCACGCGGACAGAATCTCGGCGTAGGTGTCGAGGCGACCGGCCGTCCGTGCCGGTCCGAAGTGGCCGTACAGCAGCCATTCGGGGTCGATCGCTTCGAGCGTCTCGACGTCGTCCAGCGCCCGTTCCAGGTCGAAGTTCGACGGCGGGCTCGTGACGTGGACCTCGTCGGTCGACGGGCTGTAGATGCCCGCCGCATCGGCCGTGAACACCCCGTCGATTTCGGGGTCGTGAAAGACGACCTGGTGGGGCGCGTGCCCCGGCGCGTGGTGGACCGCCAGCGCGTGGTCGCCCAGTTCGATCCGGTCGCCGTCCTCGATCTCGACGATCCAGTCCTCCGGCACGGGCTCGGGTTCGACGTAGTACTGGATCTGGTCGCCGACCGCCGCCTTCGTCCCCTCCCAGAGCCGCTCGGGGTCGACGAGGTGGCGCGCACCGCTCTCGTGGACGTACACCGCCGCGTCCTCGAACTCCTCGACCAGGAACCCCGCCCCGCCCGCGTGGTCGAGGTGAACGTGGGTCGCCGCGATGACCTCGACGTCCTCCGGGTCGATCCCCGCCGCCTCGACGGCGTCGAGCACGCGCTCGTAGTTCGTCCCCAGGCCCGTGTCGACCACGGCGGGACGCTCGGCGTCGATCACGTACACCGAGCCGTACTCCTCGACGCCGTACATCCCGGTGTCGACGTACCACAGGTCCTCGTGCACCTCGCTCGCGTGCGTGACGTCCCCGATTGCCATGTCTGCACTCCCGGGTGGCCGCTGGTTAAGCGTTGGTGTCGGCGGGCCGTCCGGTGAACGGTCACGTGGTTCTCAATCGTGCTGACGTGAGTGCTGCTGTGCAGTCGACGGGGTTATACTGTAAATTTCCCACCATCGGCGAAAGCAAAGTTAGCGTCCAAAGTTTGGATCAGCCGTCGAGGACCCACAGTCGGCAGGGCCGGCCGGCGGGAGATCCAAAGAAAATGGCGAAAGTTTGGATATTGCCTCCGTCAGATCAAAGTAGATCGAATTGGACCCCGCCCGATTCAAAGAAAACGACTGAAGTTTTTATTCGGTGGTAGCGGGCAGTGGGCGTTCCACTATGATACGCACGTCATCGCACCGACTTCCCTCTGTACTGCTGTGTCACACGCCGACTCACCATCGACACGTATACGGAGAGCGCCCGAGAATCCCGAGACATGTTGAGCAGGCAGTTCGTCCGGGAGAACCCCGACGTCGTGCGGGACGCCATCGAGCACAAGGGCGTCACCGGCGTCGACCTGGACGAGATCCTCGAGATCGACGAGGAGTGGCGGGAGCTGAAAGCCCACGGCGACGACCTGCGCCACCAGCGCAACGAGGTCTCCAGCCAGATCGGCGAGTACAAGCGCGAGGGCGAGGAGGAGCAGGCCCAGGCGGCCATCGAGCGCTCCTCGGAGATCAAGGAAGAACTCCAGGACGTCGAGGACCGGGCCGACGAACTCGAAGCGGAATTAGAGGAACGACTCCTCGAAATTCCCAACGTCCCTCACGACTCCGTCCCCGTCGGCGAGGACGAGTCGGACAACGTCGAGCGCTATCGCGAGGGGTTCGACGACCTCCGGGACCTCCCCGACGAGGTCGTGCCCCACTACGACCTGGGCGAGGAACTGGACATCCTGGACTTCGAGCGCGGCGCCAAGGTCACCGGCGGCGGGTTCCAGTTCGTCAAGGGCGACGGCGCGCGCCTGGAACGGGCCCTCATCCAGTTCATGCTCGACGTCCACCGCGAGCAGGAGTACGTCGAGGTCTCCCCGCCCATCCCGGTCAACAGCGCGTCGATGAGCGGGACGGGCCAGCTTCCCAAGTTCGACGAGGACGCATACCGCGTCGGCGCTCGCCACGGCGACGACTACGACGACGACGACCTGTGGCTGCTCCCGACGGCGGAGGTGCCGGTCACCAACATGTACCGCGACGAGATTCTGCTGGACGACGACCTGCCGGTCAAACACCAGGCCTTCAGCCCGAACTTCCGCCGCGAGGCCGG contains the following coding sequences:
- a CDS encoding MogA/MoaB family molybdenum cofactor biosynthesis protein translates to MSDHHDRGNHGDNGHDDHHDHNHHDHHHHGADETWSFAVLTISTSRSASDDRSGAVAREAIESAGHEVTVQEIVTDDEDEIAETIDSLLGDVDVVVTSGGTGLTPDDVTVEALRPLLEKELPGVGEYFRRLSHEQVGTMAMLSRATAGVADGTAVYAFPGNPDAVELGVEKVLLPEIDHVLGLARR
- a CDS encoding L-threonylcarbamoyladenylate synthase, producing the protein MTEIERAARAVEDGDLVVYPTETVYGLGADALDPDAVERVFAAKGRDPDDPLSLGVPDVDTALEYTNPTEREERFMRAFLPGPVTVVVERGDQVPDELTGGRDRVGIRVPEHELARDLLAAAGPLTATSANVSGEGSVRRVADLDDEIREAAAVVLDGGETLGAESTVVDVGEEEILRDGGMVTAVQMWLRSN
- a CDS encoding CRISPR-associated protein Cas4, translated to MHAFRDLETAAYCARKLYHRRRDADVEIPDVSDVRSLAFQYEHLLAVDAALLAAPIEVSPGAFRDRLRTASDDLDSWDELADPPLKNAFLEGKDCRGVAHKVLEDPLAPSLVFAGRPPEDGVWEPQSVRLVAAAKALSWERERQVDRAYAEYPAYGVVREIELTTRRTGDYRRALRTAESIDGPPPRTSNGAKCEPCEYRESCGTRTRSLKSILKP
- a CDS encoding PaaI family thioesterase; this translates as MSLEAVFNEIPFVESLGIEVTEAANGHAEGRLPLREEHTTNPHGGVAHGGVTYSLADTVGGAAVVSLTGDVAPTVDMRIDYLAPATADLTATADVVRNGGSVAVVNVEVHDADDHHVATARGVYKTGGQNGESPWTEDADSEADVADGDGGGGADDGMDDDR
- a CDS encoding molybdopterin biosynthesis protein; this encodes MSDRTEFLTLADPDAVRETIAQFDLGGDTETVPLAEAQGLVLAERVDADLAVPGFDRASMDGYAVRATDTVGASEAAPTVLEIVDEVHAGEEPDADVDPMTAVEVSTGAVMPAGADAVVMVERTSRRESDVAIRTTVTPGDHVMPAGDDVAPGERALGPGTVVTNREIGLLAALGRETVAVRDRPRVAVVSTGDELVSLGDDLHPERGEIYDVNGQSIAAAVRDAGGEPAVYPTVGDDTAEMKRVLREAAADCDLVTTSGATSAGAVDVLSEVIADGGEQLHHGVAIKPGKPTLVARLDGAPFVGLPGYPVSALSVFRTLVAPAIREAAGRPPLERPERRAELSEDVHYDEGRHRLLPVGLVTDGAGGTLAYPVDKGSGATTTLTNADGIVEMAAETSLLEAGTAVTVALFGTDVRPPRLFGVGEADPALWDLLDGVPRTRFLAVGSAEGDRRLADGVPDVAVVTGDDEGAAGTPLGGWTREWGIVVAPDTAAAAGIDGLAALVDGDWRFVNQGRSGLRDAFDAALDDLAAERDATRGELVNAIDGAQRTAPGHEGPARRVAAGDADAGLALRATAEELDMGFVSLGHQSVEVRVNPDRVDKPGVADLRAALADAPATVGDVPGVSWDG
- a CDS encoding molybdopterin molybdotransferase MoeA; amino-acid sequence: MTAVGERTAVDDARAALLDLITPVEETESLPVAEADDRIIATDIDAPRAVPHYDRAAMDGFAVRATDVVDAGERAPVRLALAECDDEEGDNEGDEAGGPGQAVSVDTGEAMPAGADAVVMVERTELVDGEVLVFEAVAPGENVGAEGEDVEAGARLFDVGHRLAPADLGLLQVVGLDAVDVFRRPRVVLIPTGEELVSADPDPGEVVESNSLTVGRYVERWGGDTERFEPVTDDSEALRAALREASEERDADLILTLGGTSAGERDRVPGAVESIGSVEGHGVALQPGHPVGFGTAGETPVVMLPGYPVGCLVAATALVRPAVSRLANRPLADLPTTEATLSRKLASPVGTRTYARVALDDGVATPIRARGSGVLSSVTEADGWVVVPEETEGFPEGHTVAVENWRAEQ
- a CDS encoding conditioned medium-induced protein 4, with product MDEKTEELRDIFVDVAGEETVTESQEESPGSLTTDEDGVDDRIAAVIERMRDRYDFDSGLDDERLAAVVRGFYDGDDDATIADDLDVAPEDVFDARLDLHLFRDADTDAPFDLAPLRKRAGDDVATLADDLDVAPEAVRHYRRVVTAQNEARQVSQRFQAEFEEALADAGLTAMTDAMPENGLDDTTEDIGSLEEDADVSF
- a CDS encoding (Fe-S)-binding protein, whose amino-acid sequence is MTLPLQAATRPTFWQISPLGKAIFYYLSAVAILVFLVGVYGRFSRYARASEDPFPRLDDLPARVVTAAGIVLSNQKQFDRDWVAGLWHSFVFWGFLTLLTGTTILGIDMDLYRPLTGDSFFVGDFYLSYSFVMDLMGLLFVVGLGIAIWRRYGVHMDRLWGRHTDSSDHLLVWSLFLLGVGGYLTEGVRILGTSATRDVSFETVSFVGWTVARAFEGAGVTPELATAAYPAVWWSHSLLALWFVAWVPYAKPFHMLSSFANVLTRDEKAGVRLPGVPADAAPEEIGPNEIDDFSWKQLLDQDACTKCGRCSDACPAKDVGRPLDPRDVILDLKRYREERDAGEAGEMPIIADGGTSVVDSETMESCLACMACMDSCPVEIEHLTSFTEMNRRLTESGQMDEHAQDAMMNVFQHGNSFGDPERKRPDWTDELDFDVPDAREEAVKFLWYVGDYPSYDGRNQEIAKALARVFEAADVSYGILYEDEQNAGNDVRRVGEEGLYEMLVEDNAAAIQDCEFDRIVTTDPHAYNTFMNEYPEFEACEWGEDDVFHYTQVVADLVETGALDVPTTLDYTVTFHDPCHLGRYNGEFEAPRELVDATGCERVEMPRNRKDSFCCGGGGGGLWIEVEEERKPSEERLREAVEDTKAGSGVEKFVVACPMCTTMFEDGRKTGGFEDELEIVGVTELLAEALNDGEVAASA